The following proteins are co-located in the Oceanispirochaeta sp. M1 genome:
- the selD gene encoding selenide, water dikinase SelD encodes MANPEKLTTYSRFSGCGAKLGPELLDKALCGLSQPERPEVLADFTGSEDAGVYRISDDMALVQTVDFFPPIVDDPALFGAIAAANSLSDIYAMGGRPVSAVNVLCYPEDDLPIEYLRKIMEGALEALTEADTALLGGHSVNDKELKFGFSVNGIIHPDRIIRNNSPAPGDVLILTKALGTGTINTALRAEIAADEAVMAAGLSMRALNKAPALLLHKYAANACTDITGFGLAGHGAEMAMDSGTDLIFDIERLPLLPDVMEYISMGLVPAGSYNNRKFRLSRIKNPETVTPEILDLIFDPQTSGGLLISLPKENARAFMEELQQPAAAVIGSVVKGDGRIILNA; translated from the coding sequence ATGGCTAACCCTGAAAAACTGACTACATATTCCCGATTTTCCGGCTGCGGTGCCAAACTGGGGCCCGAGCTGCTGGATAAAGCCCTATGCGGACTCTCCCAACCCGAAAGACCGGAGGTTCTTGCCGACTTTACCGGCAGTGAAGATGCCGGGGTTTACAGAATCAGTGATGATATGGCTCTGGTTCAGACCGTTGACTTCTTTCCACCCATCGTGGATGATCCGGCACTCTTCGGTGCCATAGCAGCAGCCAATTCCCTCTCGGATATTTATGCCATGGGAGGGCGGCCTGTGAGTGCAGTAAATGTGCTCTGCTACCCAGAAGACGACCTTCCAATAGAGTATCTTAGAAAAATCATGGAGGGAGCTCTGGAAGCTCTGACAGAGGCGGATACTGCTCTGCTTGGCGGGCACAGCGTGAATGACAAAGAACTGAAGTTCGGTTTTTCAGTAAACGGGATAATTCACCCCGACAGAATTATCCGCAACAACAGCCCTGCTCCGGGAGATGTCCTTATCCTGACAAAGGCCCTGGGAACCGGAACAATCAATACAGCCCTCAGGGCGGAGATAGCCGCTGATGAAGCCGTTATGGCGGCAGGGTTAAGCATGAGAGCTCTTAATAAAGCTCCCGCACTGCTCCTCCATAAATACGCAGCAAATGCCTGCACCGACATCACAGGCTTCGGACTGGCCGGTCATGGAGCAGAGATGGCTATGGACAGCGGAACAGATCTGATTTTCGACATTGAAAGGCTGCCTCTCCTGCCTGACGTCATGGAGTATATATCCATGGGACTGGTTCCCGCCGGAAGCTACAACAACAGAAAGTTCCGCCTGTCCAGGATTAAAAATCCGGAAACTGTAACGCCGGAAATTCTTGATCTGATTTTTGATCCTCAGACATCCGGAGGCCTGCTGATCTCCCTGCCGAAGGAAAATGCCCGGGCATTTATGGAAGAGCTTCAACAGCCGGCAGCGGCAGTTATCGGATCTGTTGTAAAAGGGGACGGAAGGATTATACTGAATGCATGA
- the yqeB gene encoding selenium-dependent molybdenum cofactor biosynthesis protein YqeB: MSLFAKAAELEKKNKAFALITITASKGSAPRSSGRMILLPDGKGIGTVGGGPAERLVTKEGLKCLEDGVSRSVSYRLDKGNSAESIDMVCGGSMDFFIEVFIPKPSLFLAGGGHVNLALAALAEKLGYPYIVADSRPDFASEERFPLALDRICEADSAALFDRAIEKKLISKNTALVIATHNHDDTALTAALKTESRYIGMLGSKRKVTLFMKKMKDQGFDENSLNRVQSPIGLDLGAETPEEIAVSILAEIMMKQNGTSGSSMSLKNSSKRVEAPLIIVRGAGDIASGVICRLQKSGFRVAALETENPTVIRRTIAFADVLRTGNASVEGLEAVRTETESEFFDAINEGKIPVIPDPKGQWIKRLTPFCVVDAILAKKNLGTSKTMAPTVIGLGPGFTAGEDVHAVIETNRGHSLGQMILKGPALKDTGIPGTIAGYNAERVLHAPVAGKIKVLKDIESIVKKGEIIAIIGSTEVLSPLDGVVRGMIAPETPVTKGLKIGDVDPRGEASYCHIVSDKARAVGGGVLEAILFLNPGLLRN; encoded by the coding sequence ATGTCCCTTTTTGCCAAAGCTGCTGAACTTGAAAAAAAGAATAAAGCATTTGCCTTAATTACAATTACCGCTTCAAAAGGTTCGGCACCGCGGAGTTCCGGCCGAATGATTCTTCTACCGGATGGTAAGGGAATCGGGACAGTAGGCGGCGGGCCTGCTGAGAGACTTGTGACAAAAGAAGGATTGAAATGTCTGGAGGACGGTGTCTCCCGTTCCGTCTCCTATCGTCTGGACAAAGGAAACTCAGCTGAAAGCATAGATATGGTCTGCGGCGGCAGTATGGATTTCTTTATCGAAGTCTTTATACCAAAGCCAAGCCTCTTTCTGGCAGGAGGCGGACATGTAAACCTTGCTCTTGCAGCATTGGCAGAAAAACTGGGATACCCCTATATTGTGGCTGACAGCCGTCCTGACTTTGCCAGCGAAGAACGTTTCCCCCTGGCTCTGGACAGAATCTGTGAAGCCGATTCGGCCGCCCTCTTCGACAGGGCGATTGAAAAAAAACTGATAAGCAAAAATACAGCTCTGGTCATCGCAACCCATAATCATGATGACACAGCCCTGACCGCCGCCCTCAAAACCGAGAGCAGATATATTGGAATGCTGGGAAGTAAAAGAAAAGTAACCCTCTTTATGAAAAAGATGAAGGACCAGGGCTTTGATGAGAATTCTCTGAACAGAGTTCAGTCCCCCATAGGTCTGGACCTCGGAGCAGAGACTCCCGAAGAGATTGCCGTAAGTATTCTGGCAGAAATAATGATGAAACAGAATGGAACCAGCGGCAGCAGCATGAGCCTGAAAAACAGCTCGAAGAGAGTAGAGGCCCCTCTTATCATTGTCCGGGGAGCAGGAGACATCGCCAGCGGTGTAATCTGCCGCCTACAGAAGAGCGGTTTCAGGGTGGCTGCCCTTGAAACTGAAAATCCCACGGTGATCCGCAGAACCATAGCCTTCGCCGATGTCCTAAGAACCGGCAATGCCTCAGTGGAAGGACTCGAAGCCGTCAGAACCGAAACAGAATCTGAATTTTTTGATGCCATAAACGAAGGGAAGATTCCTGTTATTCCCGACCCGAAGGGTCAGTGGATAAAAAGACTGACCCCTTTCTGTGTTGTGGATGCCATCCTTGCCAAGAAAAACCTGGGAACTTCAAAGACCATGGCTCCCACTGTGATCGGACTGGGCCCCGGATTCACTGCAGGAGAAGATGTTCATGCAGTGATTGAAACCAACAGAGGTCATAGTCTGGGACAGATGATCTTAAAAGGTCCTGCCCTCAAAGACACGGGCATCCCAGGTACCATTGCAGGATACAATGCCGAGAGGGTTCTCCATGCTCCTGTGGCAGGAAAGATCAAGGTACTGAAGGATATTGAGAGCATAGTAAAAAAAGGGGAAATTATTGCCATCATAGGCAGCACTGAAGTTCTTTCTCCTCTGGATGGAGTTGTGAGGGGCATGATTGCTCCGGAGACCCCTGTAACAAAGGGACTCAAGATTGGAGATGTAGACCCCAGAGGGGAAGCCTCCTACTGTCATATTGTCTCTGATAAAGCCAGGGCCGTAGGGGGAGGAGTTCTTGAAGCAATCCTCTTTCTGAACCCGGGACTACTGAGGAATTAA
- a CDS encoding ABC transporter permease has translation MSRKWLKTAGYLLLAMFFLSFILIPDFAEALLNVLFPSEIDRLYSRAPLSELLLEHFLVVLISESLAVVLGCTLGIFVTRRGGKDYLPMVQSLASMAQTFPPTAVLALAIPLAGFGFKPVVLALFVYSCFPIISNTVSGLNSLSRDLVDASRGLGMTEWQILLKTELPLAAPVIVAGVRTSTIINIGTATIGAVAGAGGLGTVLMAGLIHDNGAYIFTGALCAALLAFFTDKAFALLDSRFRRLD, from the coding sequence GTGAGTAGAAAATGGCTGAAAACGGCAGGATATCTTCTCCTGGCTATGTTCTTTCTCTCATTCATCCTCATTCCTGATTTTGCAGAGGCCCTGCTGAATGTACTGTTTCCATCAGAAATTGACCGTCTTTACTCAAGAGCACCCCTTTCAGAGCTGCTTCTGGAACATTTCCTGGTTGTACTGATATCCGAATCCCTTGCTGTTGTTCTTGGATGTACTCTTGGTATTTTTGTGACCAGGCGGGGAGGAAAAGATTACCTCCCCATGGTTCAGTCTCTTGCATCCATGGCGCAGACCTTCCCGCCCACAGCGGTTCTGGCATTGGCAATCCCTCTGGCGGGTTTCGGATTCAAACCCGTAGTTCTGGCATTGTTTGTCTACAGCTGCTTTCCCATCATCAGCAATACTGTCAGCGGACTTAACTCTCTGTCCCGTGATCTTGTAGATGCTTCCCGGGGACTGGGTATGACAGAATGGCAGATTCTATTGAAAACAGAGCTTCCTCTGGCAGCTCCTGTAATAGTGGCAGGAGTAAGAACGAGCACAATCATCAACATCGGCACAGCCACCATAGGAGCCGTTGCAGGGGCCGGAGGCCTGGGAACCGTACTGATGGCCGGTCTGATACACGATAACGGGGCATATATTTTTACAGGAGCTCTCTGCGCCGCACTTCTTGCCTTCTTTACAGATAAAGCATTTGCTCTTCTGGACTCCCGTTTCCGAAGGCTTGACTAA
- a CDS encoding ABC transporter ATP-binding protein — translation MIQCDNISKWYGEQKALDSLTMTIPEGETSILLGPSGCGKSTTLRLINKLIIPEEGNISIDGKNIRDIRSVDLRRSMGYVIQSIALLPHMTVEENISLVPTLLKWDEKRKESRCLELLDMIGLNAELYRKKYPSQLSGGEAQRIAVARALAADPPFLLMDEPFGAVDPLNRESLQNEFIEIQRKLKKTVVFVTHDLEEAVRLGDKIFVLKEGVLQQNGSPAEILGQPSNDFVRDFVGPDRSLKLLNYYLAGNFMQPIPIESAGAWQNAPVLDTGDNLKTALSIMLEMSIDNIFVENRKNGEKGILARQTIEELSNLHRKSGEKSE, via the coding sequence ATGATTCAATGTGACAATATAAGCAAATGGTATGGTGAACAGAAAGCTCTAGACTCCCTCACCATGACAATTCCCGAAGGAGAAACCAGTATTCTTCTCGGTCCATCGGGATGCGGAAAATCAACAACCCTCCGCCTGATTAACAAGCTGATTATTCCTGAAGAGGGAAATATCTCAATCGACGGCAAAAATATCAGGGATATCAGATCTGTGGATCTGAGACGAAGCATGGGTTATGTTATCCAGAGTATAGCCCTACTGCCCCACATGACTGTGGAAGAGAATATATCCCTGGTTCCAACCCTGCTCAAATGGGATGAAAAGCGGAAAGAGTCTAGATGTCTAGAACTTCTGGATATGATTGGACTGAATGCAGAGCTGTATAGAAAGAAATACCCCTCACAGCTATCCGGAGGAGAAGCACAGAGGATCGCCGTAGCCCGTGCACTTGCCGCAGACCCGCCCTTCCTTTTGATGGATGAACCCTTCGGTGCTGTGGATCCCCTCAACAGAGAGTCTCTGCAGAACGAGTTTATTGAGATTCAGAGAAAACTCAAAAAGACTGTAGTCTTTGTCACACACGACCTTGAAGAAGCGGTGCGTCTGGGGGATAAAATATTTGTATTGAAAGAGGGCGTACTACAGCAGAACGGCAGCCCTGCAGAAATTCTGGGACAGCCCTCTAATGACTTTGTACGGGATTTTGTAGGACCGGATAGAAGCTTGAAGCTACTCAATTACTATCTTGCGGGAAACTTTATGCAGCCCATTCCAATCGAATCTGCTGGCGCCTGGCAAAATGCTCCCGTTCTTGATACCGGGGACAACCTGAAAACTGCACTCTCCATTATGCTGGAAATGAGTATCGATAATATTTTTGTAGAAAATAGAAAAAATGGTGAAAAAGGGATACTGGCAAGACAAACCATTGAAGAACTAAGCAATCTCCATCGAAAATCGGGAGAAAAAAGTGAGTAG
- a CDS encoding aminotransferase class V-fold PLP-dependent enzyme, with amino-acid sequence MIYLDNAATSWPKAPGTAEVLSNAILSPLGNPGRTSHSAGISADRIIFELRESLAHLFGIGDSSLVALTPGCTSALNTILSGFLKKGQKVLCSSMEHNSVMRPLMQLQQERQLQINRIPSEPESGYPDLKAFEKLLDEKPDLLVLTAASNVNGIIFPLEQMCLTARKKGIPLCVDAAQAAGEIPLYPENWGIDFLCFAGHKGLLGPAGCGGFYIRDPERVRPLILGGTGSRSREEIQPEIMPDRFESGTANIPGFAGLLHSLNFLQSSKTLYRAAEERCGRLCRRLHELEGYRIIGRSKDRDYTRVFSILPEKGNLTELTAFLNSKDIAVRSGLHCAPSAHRVLGSFESGGTLRLSPGLFTTNREIELLIESLKEYRWLTLKN; translated from the coding sequence ATGATATATCTGGACAATGCTGCCACCAGCTGGCCAAAGGCACCGGGGACTGCAGAAGTATTAAGTAATGCGATCCTTTCTCCCCTGGGAAATCCGGGCCGGACCTCCCACAGTGCGGGGATATCGGCAGATAGAATAATCTTTGAACTCAGGGAATCTCTGGCTCATCTCTTCGGTATTGGTGACAGCAGCCTTGTAGCCCTGACCCCGGGCTGTACTTCTGCCCTAAACACCATTCTCTCGGGTTTTCTTAAAAAAGGACAGAAGGTTCTATGCAGTTCCATGGAGCATAACTCTGTAATGAGACCCCTGATGCAGCTGCAGCAGGAGAGACAGCTGCAGATAAACCGTATACCATCAGAGCCGGAAAGCGGATATCCCGATCTGAAAGCCTTTGAAAAGTTATTGGACGAGAAACCTGATCTCCTTGTACTGACAGCTGCATCCAATGTAAACGGCATTATCTTCCCTCTGGAACAGATGTGCCTGACTGCCCGGAAAAAAGGCATTCCCCTATGTGTGGATGCCGCCCAGGCAGCAGGAGAGATTCCCCTTTACCCCGAAAACTGGGGTATTGATTTTCTATGTTTTGCCGGTCATAAGGGACTCCTGGGTCCCGCAGGCTGCGGTGGATTTTATATCAGAGATCCCGAAAGGGTCAGGCCACTGATTCTGGGTGGAACAGGAAGCCGCTCACGTGAAGAGATTCAGCCCGAGATTATGCCCGACCGGTTTGAAAGCGGTACAGCCAATATTCCCGGCTTTGCCGGACTTCTTCACAGTCTGAATTTCCTTCAGAGTTCAAAGACTTTATACAGAGCTGCCGAGGAGCGCTGCGGCCGCCTCTGCCGCCGCCTGCATGAACTGGAAGGATACAGAATCATCGGCAGGTCAAAAGATAGAGACTACACAAGAGTCTTCTCCATACTTCCTGAAAAAGGAAATCTCACAGAACTGACAGCATTCCTCAACAGTAAAGACATTGCGGTACGTTCAGGCCTCCACTGCGCTCCCTCAGCCCATAGAGTACTGGGGAGTTTTGAGAGTGGTGGAACCCTGAGACTCTCACCAGGTCTTTTTACTACAAATAGAGAAATTGAACTGCTTATAGAAAGCCTCAAGGAGTACAGATGGCTAACCCTGAAAAACTGA
- a CDS encoding zinc ribbon domain-containing protein: MQNNWRCPKCGNTSYETDQFAATGGGFSKVFDVQNKKFTTVSCSRCRFTELYKAETSALGNLFDLFTN; the protein is encoded by the coding sequence ATGCAGAATAACTGGCGCTGCCCCAAGTGCGGGAATACAAGTTATGAAACAGATCAGTTTGCCGCCACAGGAGGTGGATTCTCAAAGGTTTTTGATGTACAGAATAAAAAGTTTACAACAGTCTCCTGCAGCCGCTGCCGCTTTACAGAACTTTATAAAGCGGAAACCAGCGCTTTAGGAAATCTTTTTGATTTATTTACCAACTGA
- a CDS encoding KamA family radical SAM protein: MKVKYINNPENLPQDTPSSAIETAGKVTGTYQFRTNSYYQSLINWDDPDDPIARLIMPEASELNEWGRLDPSGEHNYTILPGLEHKYNSTALMLVSNVCGGICRYCFRKRVFMKGQDAVLHDIEGAVSYIREHKEITNVLLTGGDPLMLGTNKLREYLEALIDIDHIKIIRLGSKMPAFNPFRIIEDDGLRDLLKEVNSRGKQIYIMTHFNHVKELSREAKEGIRLLRETGAELANQTPIIRGVNCTPEALGDLFRELSFLGVPPYYIFQCRPASGNSDYAVPIEEGYGIFEKARVQVSGLAKRARFVMSHMTGKIEVVGMDQEKIYMKFHRAANDADSGTFMVLKRNPKAFWLDDYDEIHVKNPLDSIYHSYGPE, translated from the coding sequence TTGAAAGTAAAATACATCAACAATCCCGAGAACCTACCACAGGACACTCCTTCTTCAGCCATTGAAACGGCGGGAAAAGTTACGGGAACATATCAGTTCAGAACCAACAGCTACTATCAATCCCTGATTAATTGGGACGATCCTGATGATCCTATTGCCAGGTTGATAATGCCAGAGGCATCAGAGTTAAATGAATGGGGCCGTCTCGATCCTTCTGGAGAACACAACTACACAATCCTCCCGGGATTGGAGCATAAATATAACTCCACTGCCCTGATGCTGGTCAGCAATGTCTGCGGAGGAATCTGCCGATACTGCTTTAGAAAAAGAGTCTTTATGAAAGGGCAGGATGCGGTACTCCATGATATAGAGGGAGCTGTCAGCTACATCAGAGAACATAAGGAAATCACCAATGTCCTCCTCACAGGAGGAGACCCATTGATGCTGGGAACCAATAAACTGAGAGAATATCTTGAAGCACTGATAGATATTGATCATATAAAAATTATCCGGCTCGGTTCCAAGATGCCCGCATTTAACCCCTTTAGAATCATTGAGGATGATGGGCTCAGAGATCTTCTGAAGGAAGTAAACTCCAGGGGAAAACAGATCTATATCATGACTCACTTCAACCACGTAAAAGAGCTCAGCAGAGAAGCAAAAGAAGGTATCCGTCTCCTGAGAGAAACGGGTGCGGAACTTGCCAATCAGACTCCCATCATCAGAGGAGTAAACTGTACCCCGGAAGCTCTGGGGGATCTGTTCAGGGAACTCTCATTTCTTGGTGTTCCTCCCTACTATATTTTCCAGTGCCGTCCGGCTTCTGGAAATTCCGACTATGCAGTTCCTATTGAAGAAGGATATGGTATATTTGAAAAAGCCAGAGTACAGGTTTCAGGACTGGCAAAAAGAGCCCGCTTTGTAATGTCCCATATGACAGGAAAAATTGAAGTTGTCGGTATGGATCAGGAAAAAATCTATATGAAATTTCATCGTGCAGCCAATGATGCGGACAGTGGAACCTTTATGGTCCTGAAACGAAATCCAAAAGCATTCTGGCTGGATGATTACGATGAGATTCATGTAAAAAACCCTCTGGACAGTATCTACCATTCCTATGGTCCGGAATAA
- the yqeC gene encoding selenium cofactor biosynthesis protein YqeC produces the protein MTPLLSEILNLQIGNFISLSGGGGKTSILYTLARENYLSGGLYTTTTKMFNPRLDNHPFQEIHLDWPSADPPPFIPGSCFVAGEIIKSATPGVKDKVRGLSNKLLESWNSMGSWPILIIEADGAAGRPIKFPSKKEPVIPAEVNHAVGCIGLEALGAKVTESMVHRPDLFKNHLPLDRGSQISPGTLAALINRKNGLFKNCPEKHSVKKTVILNKIDLLNPEFEIHDLIAYLTRECPSVRIIGTCLKTGQTVFQD, from the coding sequence ATGACCCCTCTCCTGTCGGAAATTCTGAATCTTCAGATCGGGAATTTCATATCTCTTTCTGGTGGTGGAGGAAAAACAAGCATTCTCTATACCCTTGCCCGGGAAAATTATTTATCCGGAGGTCTCTATACTACAACTACAAAAATGTTTAACCCCCGCCTTGATAATCATCCCTTTCAGGAGATTCATCTTGATTGGCCTTCCGCGGATCCTCCACCATTCATTCCCGGCAGCTGTTTCGTTGCCGGAGAGATTATTAAATCTGCAACTCCCGGTGTAAAGGATAAGGTCCGCGGCTTGTCGAACAAGCTGTTGGAGAGCTGGAATTCAATGGGCAGCTGGCCTATCCTGATAATCGAAGCAGACGGAGCTGCCGGAAGGCCGATAAAGTTTCCCTCAAAAAAGGAACCTGTCATCCCTGCAGAAGTGAATCATGCAGTAGGTTGTATAGGCCTTGAGGCTCTGGGCGCAAAAGTAACAGAATCAATGGTACATCGCCCAGACTTGTTCAAAAATCATCTGCCCCTGGACCGCGGTTCACAAATCAGTCCGGGAACACTGGCTGCTCTGATCAACCGGAAAAACGGACTGTTTAAGAATTGTCCAGAGAAGCACAGTGTAAAAAAAACTGTTATTCTGAATAAAATTGATCTGCTGAATCCTGAATTTGAGATTCATGATTTAATAGCTTATTTGACCAGAGAGTGTCCTTCTGTCCGGATTATCGGAACCTGCCTGAAAACAGGGCAGACAGTTTTCCAGGACTGA
- the yedF gene encoding sulfurtransferase-like selenium metabolism protein YedF: MKKFEIDARELDCPKPLLRTKKALSEESFETLVVMVANVPARENVCRFLSHSGYSPQWQEQNGDFIITVNRDGKQTVNTEKSEIAPAFSRESRGGKTVLITDTRIGSEEDELGRLLMKGYIYTLTQLDELPSSLIFMNSGVKLCLKDSANIDDLILLEKKSVEILVCGTCLEFLDVREQLAVGTISNMYEITSKLHDPQGLISLT, translated from the coding sequence ATGAAAAAATTTGAAATTGATGCAAGGGAGCTGGATTGCCCTAAGCCCCTACTAAGAACAAAAAAAGCCCTCAGCGAAGAGAGCTTTGAGACCCTCGTTGTAATGGTAGCCAATGTCCCGGCTCGTGAAAATGTATGCCGCTTTCTGAGTCATTCCGGATACTCTCCCCAATGGCAGGAGCAGAACGGCGACTTTATTATCACTGTAAACAGAGACGGAAAACAAACTGTAAACACTGAAAAATCAGAGATCGCTCCCGCATTCAGCCGAGAAAGCAGGGGTGGAAAAACAGTTCTTATAACTGATACCCGGATCGGATCTGAAGAAGATGAACTCGGCAGGCTCCTGATGAAGGGTTATATCTACACCCTGACCCAGCTGGACGAACTTCCTTCCTCACTGATCTTCATGAACAGCGGAGTAAAACTCTGTCTGAAGGATTCAGCGAATATTGATGATCTCATACTCCTGGAGAAGAAATCAGTGGAAATTCTGGTCTGCGGTACTTGTCTGGAATTTTTGGATGTCCGGGAACAGCTGGCAGTGGGTACTATCTCAAATATGTATGAGATCACATCAAAACTTCATGATCCCCAGGGGCTGATCAGCCTTACCTGA
- a CDS encoding DUF3343 domain-containing protein produces the protein MHEILFTFQNTHQALKAEKYLKKLNHRVKLIPTPFEIFSECGFSLLVYLTEEAHEEVSKDEKVNHVDCYVPLKEGERNIGYEKI, from the coding sequence ATGCATGAGATCCTCTTTACTTTTCAGAATACCCATCAGGCACTGAAGGCAGAAAAGTATCTTAAGAAATTGAATCACAGGGTCAAACTGATCCCTACTCCTTTTGAGATATTCTCCGAATGCGGTTTCTCTCTCCTTGTCTATCTGACAGAAGAGGCCCATGAAGAAGTCAGTAAAGATGAGAAGGTCAATCATGTTGACTGCTATGTACCCCTTAAAGAAGGTGAGAGAAATATCGGATATGAAAAAATTTGA
- a CDS encoding PspC domain-containing protein — protein sequence MKIYRSHDGLFLGVCKGLEESLGIPARYSRLIFIILAIIFKAWIILAIYLLAAILMPIRSGEDWKIQDNFETLSRDARRWSRKEYDDIREMLRRSESSSAESDIKDPDEKETEPEAEPKTPPRASPKKAKTTAKTTAKSSSKTTSKSTKKVDKDESGEA from the coding sequence ATGAAAATTTACAGATCACACGACGGTTTATTTCTAGGAGTCTGCAAGGGACTGGAAGAATCCCTTGGAATCCCTGCCAGATATTCAAGGCTGATATTTATTATTCTGGCAATTATTTTCAAAGCATGGATAATCCTGGCAATCTATCTGCTGGCGGCAATCCTTATGCCTATCCGCTCCGGAGAGGACTGGAAAATACAGGATAATTTTGAAACACTCAGCAGGGATGCCAGACGCTGGAGCCGGAAAGAATATGATGATATCCGTGAAATGCTCAGACGGAGCGAAAGCAGCTCGGCAGAGAGTGATATTAAGGATCCCGATGAAAAGGAGACTGAACCCGAGGCTGAACCGAAGACACCGCCCAGGGCATCACCCAAAAAAGCAAAAACGACTGCAAAAACTACTGCAAAAAGCTCTTCAAAGACAACTTCCAAATCTACAAAAAAAGTTGATAAGGATGAAAGCGGAGAGGCTTGA